In Luteimonas sp. MC1750, the following proteins share a genomic window:
- the phhA gene encoding phenylalanine 4-monooxygenase encodes MSAQAPVQPRRVENLHTDKGKVPVYATGVVDQNWGGYTAEDHATWATLFERQRRLLVGRASEAFLTAQDAMGMTPDRIPKYDDLNPVLEPATGWRLIGVEGLLPELDFFEHLANRRFPVTWWIRRPDQIDYIEEPDLFHDLFGHVPLLMNPVFADYMAAYGRGGVKAHGIGAEALQNLTRLYWYTVEFGLIREADGLRIYGSGIVSSSGESVHALESPAPNRIGFDLERIMRTRYRIDTYQKTYFVIDSFEQLMAATGPDFTPIYARLAEQPSIPAGTVLDSDAVFQRGTGEGWTTDGDV; translated from the coding sequence ATGTCCGCCCAGGCCCCCGTCCAGCCCCGCCGCGTCGAGAACCTCCACACCGACAAGGGCAAGGTGCCGGTCTACGCCACGGGCGTGGTCGACCAGAACTGGGGCGGCTACACCGCGGAGGACCACGCGACCTGGGCGACGCTGTTCGAACGCCAGCGCCGGCTGCTGGTCGGCCGCGCCAGCGAGGCCTTCCTCACCGCGCAGGACGCGATGGGCATGACGCCCGACCGCATCCCGAAGTACGACGACCTGAACCCGGTGCTGGAACCCGCCACCGGCTGGCGGCTGATCGGCGTCGAGGGCCTGCTGCCGGAGCTCGACTTCTTCGAGCACCTGGCCAACCGCCGCTTCCCGGTCACCTGGTGGATCCGTCGCCCCGACCAGATCGATTACATCGAAGAGCCCGACCTCTTCCACGACCTGTTCGGCCATGTGCCGCTGCTGATGAACCCGGTGTTCGCCGACTACATGGCCGCCTACGGCCGCGGCGGGGTCAAGGCGCACGGCATCGGCGCGGAGGCGCTGCAGAACCTGACGCGCCTGTACTGGTACACGGTGGAGTTCGGCCTGATCCGCGAGGCCGACGGGCTGCGCATCTATGGCAGCGGCATCGTCTCGTCCAGCGGCGAGTCGGTGCACGCGCTGGAGTCGCCGGCGCCCAACCGCATCGGCTTCGACCTCGAGCGCATCATGCGCACGCGCTACCGCATCGACACCTACCAGAAGACCTATTTCGTCATCGACAGCTTCGAGCAGCTGATGGCCGCGACCGGTCCCGACTTCACGCCGATCTATGCGCGCCTGGCTGAGCAGCCGTCGATCCCCGCCGGCACCGTGCTCGACTCCGACGCCGTCTTCCAGCGCGGCACCGGCGAAGGCTGGACCACCGACGGCGACGTCTGA
- a CDS encoding TonB-dependent receptor, with the protein MTASPLHRLPAIALATLSFAIATALASAPAQAQDIVSPRATASSPASAPDASGSTPDSTPTTLDAVVVEATRLRTVPAFDTPASTATIDLEGERAGADGDVSEVLRGVPGLLARDRQNLAQDTQLSIRGFGARATFGVRGLRLYADGIPASMPDGQGQLSHFSLAGAERVEVLRGPFSALHGNSSGGVVSIHSADGQAGDPWRLRATVGSDGTWTGAARLLGGNDVVGYNVSLSRLDTDGWRDHSAARRDVANFKLGFDLGDRRSLALVLNHVDIPEARDPLGLTAQQVRENPRQAVANAYLYDTRKSVRQSQAGAVFEQGFGQAQSLRLSAWGGDREVTQVLPIPPAPQRNPLHSGGVIDLDNRYAGYDARWSWSGSLADRPLEVAAGIAGERQRQRRRGFENFVGDALGVRGALRRDERNEVETEDLYAQAWWRFAPRWSLLLGARRSEVEFTSRDGYVTAGNPDDSGRVDYSETSPVAGITFAPSEHLRIYASAGRGFETPTFNELSYRADGGAGLAFGLRPAVSDNYELGLKWRTATGGQLEAALFRADTDDEIAVATNVAGRSSYRNAGGARRQGVELSWLQPLGDAWDLQLAATRLEAEFRGGGVDAGAIVPGARIPGVPERQGFARLQWNAGGPWTAALEAEAIGDVVVNDAGTEAASGYGLLHMEASRRWNTSAGPLRVFARVDNVLDRDHIGSVIVNEGNGRFYEPGAGRTWLLGLEWQLDRR; encoded by the coding sequence ATGACTGCCTCCCCCCTGCACCGCCTGCCGGCCATCGCGCTGGCCACCCTCTCCTTCGCCATCGCCACGGCCCTCGCCTCCGCCCCGGCGCAGGCCCAGGACATCGTCAGTCCTCGTGCCACCGCCTCCTCCCCCGCGAGCGCGCCCGATGCATCCGGCTCGACGCCGGACTCCACCCCCACCACCCTCGACGCCGTCGTGGTCGAAGCCACGCGCCTGCGCACCGTCCCGGCCTTCGACACCCCCGCCTCCACCGCCACCATCGACCTGGAAGGCGAACGCGCGGGCGCCGATGGCGATGTCTCCGAAGTCCTGCGCGGCGTCCCCGGCCTGCTGGCGCGCGACCGCCAGAACCTGGCCCAGGACACCCAGCTCTCGATCCGCGGCTTCGGCGCGCGCGCGACCTTCGGGGTGCGCGGCCTGCGCCTGTACGCCGACGGCATCCCGGCCTCGATGCCCGACGGCCAGGGCCAGCTCTCGCACTTCAGCCTGGCCGGCGCCGAGCGCGTCGAGGTGTTGCGCGGTCCGTTCTCGGCGCTGCACGGCAATTCGTCGGGCGGCGTGGTCTCCATCCACAGCGCCGACGGCCAGGCCGGCGATCCCTGGCGGCTGCGCGCGACCGTCGGCAGCGACGGCACCTGGACCGGTGCGGCCCGCCTGCTCGGCGGCAACGACGTGGTCGGCTACAACGTTTCGCTCTCGCGCCTGGACACCGATGGCTGGCGCGACCATTCGGCCGCACGCCGCGACGTGGCCAATTTCAAGCTCGGCTTCGACCTGGGCGATCGCCGCTCGCTGGCCCTGGTGCTCAACCACGTCGACATCCCCGAAGCCCGCGATCCCCTGGGCCTGACCGCGCAGCAGGTGCGCGAGAACCCGCGCCAGGCGGTCGCCAACGCGTACCTCTACGACACCCGCAAGAGCGTGCGCCAGTCGCAGGCCGGCGCGGTGTTCGAGCAGGGCTTCGGCCAGGCACAGTCGCTGCGGCTGTCGGCCTGGGGCGGCGACCGCGAGGTCACCCAGGTGCTGCCGATTCCGCCGGCGCCGCAGCGCAATCCGCTGCATTCCGGCGGCGTGATCGACCTCGACAACCGCTACGCCGGCTACGACGCGCGCTGGTCGTGGAGCGGCAGCCTCGCCGACCGCCCGCTCGAGGTCGCCGCGGGCATCGCCGGCGAGCGCCAGCGCCAGCGCCGCCGCGGCTTCGAGAACTTCGTCGGCGACGCGCTGGGCGTGCGCGGTGCGCTGCGCCGCGACGAGCGCAACGAGGTCGAGACCGAGGACCTGTACGCGCAGGCCTGGTGGCGGTTCGCACCGCGCTGGTCGCTGCTGCTCGGCGCGCGCCGCAGCGAGGTGGAGTTCACCTCGCGCGACGGTTACGTCACCGCCGGCAACCCCGACGACAGCGGCCGGGTCGACTACTCGGAAACCTCGCCGGTGGCCGGCATCACCTTTGCGCCCTCCGAGCACCTGCGGATCTACGCCTCCGCGGGCCGTGGTTTCGAGACGCCGACCTTCAACGAACTCTCCTACCGCGCCGACGGCGGCGCCGGCCTGGCCTTCGGGCTGCGTCCGGCGGTGAGCGACAACTACGAGCTCGGCCTGAAGTGGCGCACGGCCACCGGCGGCCAGCTCGAGGCGGCGCTGTTCCGCGCCGACACCGATGACGAGATCGCGGTGGCGACCAACGTGGCCGGCCGCAGCAGCTACCGCAACGCCGGCGGCGCCCGCCGCCAGGGCGTGGAGCTGTCGTGGCTGCAGCCTCTGGGCGATGCCTGGGACCTGCAGCTGGCGGCAACCCGGCTCGAGGCCGAGTTCCGCGGCGGTGGGGTGGACGCCGGCGCGATCGTGCCCGGTGCGCGCATCCCGGGCGTGCCGGAGCGCCAGGGCTTCGCCCGCCTGCAGTGGAACGCCGGCGGCCCCTGGACCGCCGCGCTCGAAGCCGAGGCCATCGGCGACGTGGTGGTGAACGACGCCGGCACCGAGGCCGCGTCCGGTTACGGGCTGCTGCACATGGAGGCCTCGCGCCGCTGGAACACCTCGGCCGGTCCGCTGCGCGTGTTTGCGCGCGTCGACAACGTCCTCGACCGGGACCACATCGGCTCGGTGATCGTCAACGAAGGCAACGGCCGCTTCTACGAACCCGGCGCCGGCCGCACCTGGCTGCTGGGCCTGGAGTGGCAGCTCGACCGCCGCTGA
- a CDS encoding ATP-binding protein, which yields MKEQLGHAAETAGQSGPAGAAATAPDDLGQRLRDCEAELADVLKDHALVSHGIAHDLRAPLRAIEGFAAMLEAGSGERLDDTGRGQLARIRAAAARMAALIDSLQALSRASHDPLEITDVDASLLVDWALVELCDAEPGRAVEATVQPDMRVRADERQLKQVFDQLLHNAWKFSAARESVRITVDAERVGERVRIRVRDQGSGFEARHSERVFEPFQRLHGADDGGGHGLGLAIARRIVARMHGSIGAQSVPGEGSMFHVELPAVGEREPS from the coding sequence ATGAAAGAGCAACTGGGCCACGCCGCGGAGACAGCCGGGCAGAGCGGTCCGGCCGGCGCGGCGGCGACGGCCCCGGACGACCTCGGCCAGCGTTTGCGTGACTGCGAGGCCGAGCTTGCCGATGTCCTCAAGGACCATGCCCTGGTTTCGCACGGTATCGCGCATGACCTGCGCGCGCCGCTGCGCGCGATCGAGGGCTTCGCGGCCATGCTGGAAGCGGGTTCGGGCGAACGCCTGGACGACACCGGGCGCGGACAGCTCGCGCGCATCCGCGCCGCCGCCGCGCGCATGGCCGCGCTGATCGATTCGTTGCAGGCGCTGTCGCGCGCATCGCACGATCCACTGGAGATCACCGACGTCGACGCCAGCCTGCTGGTGGACTGGGCGCTGGTCGAACTCTGCGATGCCGAGCCCGGCCGTGCGGTCGAAGCCACGGTCCAGCCGGACATGCGGGTGCGCGCGGACGAACGCCAGTTGAAGCAGGTCTTCGACCAGCTGCTGCACAACGCCTGGAAGTTTTCCGCCGCACGCGAGTCGGTGCGCATCACGGTCGACGCCGAGCGCGTCGGCGAGCGCGTGCGCATCCGCGTGCGCGACCAGGGCAGCGGCTTCGAAGCCCGGCACAGCGAACGCGTGTTCGAACCGTTCCAGCGCCTGCACGGGGCCGACGATGGCGGCGGTCATGGCCTCGGGCTGGCGATCGCGCGCCGCATCGTCGCGCGGATGCACGGCAGCATCGGCGCACAGAGCGTGCCGGGCGAAGGCAGCATGTTCCACGTCGAACTGCCGGCGGTCGGTGAGCGGGAGCCGTCATGA
- a CDS encoding PA0069 family radical SAM protein, translated as MRDDGKARLAALGPLKGRGAASRVTGRFEQRSASREDDGWGSGHDFSDASGEALEPGPATVVTVERARSIISHNQSPDIGFSQSINPYRGCEHGCVYCFARPSHAYLDLSPGLDFETRLFAKTNAVELLRAELARPRHACSPIALGVNTDAYQPLERRERITRGLLEVLAETRHPVHLITKNALVLRDLDLLVPMAAQGLVQVSLSVTTLDNRLAARMEPRASAPHARLKAIAGLHEAGVPVSVMVAPVIPAITDGELEAILTAARDAGARDASYVLLRLPHELKEVWREWLAQHYPDRAAHVMSLVSQMRGGRDYDSGFGTRMRGEGPFAQLLAARFRKAWRQLGFTRLPSLDCSRFVPPAKPVREPVPSPQGSLF; from the coding sequence ATGCGCGACGATGGCAAAGCCAGGCTGGCCGCCCTGGGGCCCCTCAAGGGCCGCGGCGCGGCCTCGCGCGTGACCGGCCGCTTCGAACAGCGCTCGGCCAGCCGCGAGGACGACGGCTGGGGATCGGGCCACGACTTCAGCGACGCCAGCGGCGAAGCGCTCGAGCCCGGCCCCGCCACGGTGGTCACCGTGGAGCGCGCGCGCAGCATCATCAGCCACAACCAGTCGCCCGACATCGGCTTCAGCCAGTCGATCAACCCCTACCGCGGCTGCGAACACGGCTGCGTCTACTGCTTTGCCCGGCCCAGCCACGCCTACCTCGACCTGTCGCCCGGCCTCGACTTCGAAACCCGGCTGTTCGCGAAGACCAATGCGGTCGAGCTGCTGCGCGCCGAGCTCGCGCGCCCGCGCCACGCCTGCTCGCCGATCGCCCTGGGCGTGAACACCGATGCCTACCAGCCGCTGGAACGCCGCGAGCGCATCACCCGCGGCCTGCTCGAGGTGCTGGCCGAGACCCGGCATCCGGTGCACCTGATCACCAAGAACGCGCTGGTGCTGCGCGACCTCGACCTGCTGGTGCCGATGGCCGCGCAGGGCCTGGTGCAGGTCTCGCTCTCGGTCACCACGCTCGACAACCGCCTGGCCGCGCGCATGGAGCCGCGGGCCTCGGCGCCCCATGCGCGGTTGAAGGCGATCGCCGGGCTGCACGAAGCCGGCGTGCCGGTCAGCGTGATGGTGGCCCCGGTCATCCCGGCGATCACCGATGGCGAGCTCGAGGCGATCCTCACCGCCGCGCGCGATGCGGGTGCGCGCGACGCGTCATACGTGCTGCTGCGCCTGCCGCACGAGCTGAAGGAGGTGTGGCGTGAATGGCTCGCGCAGCACTATCCGGACCGCGCCGCGCACGTGATGAGCCTGGTCTCGCAGATGCGCGGTGGCCGCGACTACGACAGCGGGTTCGGCACGCGCATGCGTGGCGAAGGACCCTTCGCCCAGCTGCTGGCGGCACGCTTCCGCAAGGCCTGGCGACAGCTGGGATTCACCCGCCTGCCGTCGCTCGACTGCAGCCGGTTCGTACCGCCCGCGAAGCCCGTGCGCGAACCTGTACCGTCGCCCCAGGGAAGCCTGTTCTAG
- the cls gene encoding cardiolipin synthase gives MDVLRDAWQGLLSIPHLGSWLIAAWAAYLLLLGGWIVLQKREPVATLSWLLGLALLPYLGFLIYHVFGPQRIRRQRLRRARSRESMAASPAFDAGAHVDAAELARLGTASTGLAPSTARDVRLLVDGAAKYEALLADIARATRHVHLEYYIYEPDLTGTALRDALAERARAGVEVRLLVDAIGSGAARRFFQPLLDAGGELAWFHPMRLGQFWRRPWANLRTHRKIVVIDGRIAYTGGMNITDEQDERLGDAAYRDLHLRLEGEVVRRLQLVFCEDWAYATGDRQFLSNVARDAPADAAPGPVHAQVLVSGPDSPWEAIHRMHVSAIHAAKARVWMTTPYFVPGEAAMMALTSAAAAGLDVRLLVPRESDSKLVTLAARSYFGALLLAGVKIYEYGPRMLHSKSLLVDDELVLVGSANFDHRSFRLNFEVSVLFDDPGIAAQMAALFEGELASAPRVQRGRHRPLFRARLPEALARLLSPLL, from the coding sequence CTGGACGTGTTGCGCGATGCCTGGCAGGGCCTGCTGTCGATTCCCCACCTGGGCAGCTGGCTGATCGCGGCCTGGGCGGCCTACCTGTTGCTGCTGGGCGGCTGGATCGTGCTGCAGAAGCGCGAGCCGGTGGCGACGCTCAGCTGGCTGCTGGGCCTGGCCCTCCTGCCCTATCTCGGCTTCCTGATCTACCACGTGTTCGGACCACAGCGGATCCGGCGCCAGCGCCTGCGCCGCGCGCGCAGCCGCGAGTCCATGGCCGCGTCTCCCGCCTTCGACGCGGGCGCGCACGTCGACGCCGCCGAGCTCGCCCGCCTCGGCACCGCCAGCACCGGGCTCGCCCCTTCCACCGCGCGCGACGTGCGCCTGCTGGTCGACGGCGCCGCCAAGTACGAGGCCCTGCTGGCCGACATCGCCCGCGCCACCCGCCATGTCCACCTCGAGTACTACATCTACGAGCCCGACCTGACCGGCACCGCGCTGCGCGATGCGCTGGCCGAACGCGCGCGGGCCGGGGTCGAGGTCCGGCTGCTGGTGGACGCGATCGGATCGGGGGCGGCGCGGCGCTTCTTCCAGCCGCTGCTCGACGCCGGCGGCGAGCTGGCCTGGTTCCACCCGATGCGCCTGGGGCAGTTCTGGCGCCGGCCCTGGGCCAACCTGCGCACCCACCGCAAGATCGTGGTGATTGACGGCCGCATCGCCTACACCGGCGGCATGAACATCACAGACGAGCAGGACGAACGCCTCGGCGACGCTGCCTATCGCGACCTGCACCTGCGCCTGGAAGGCGAGGTGGTGCGGCGGCTGCAGCTGGTGTTCTGCGAGGACTGGGCCTACGCGACCGGCGACCGGCAGTTCCTGTCGAACGTCGCGCGCGATGCGCCGGCGGATGCCGCCCCCGGACCGGTGCATGCGCAGGTGCTGGTCTCCGGACCGGACTCGCCCTGGGAGGCGATCCACCGCATGCACGTCTCGGCGATCCACGCCGCCAAGGCGCGGGTGTGGATGACCACGCCGTATTTCGTGCCCGGCGAGGCGGCGATGATGGCGCTGACCTCGGCCGCCGCCGCAGGCCTCGACGTCCGCCTGCTGGTCCCGCGGGAGAGCGACTCGAAGCTGGTCACGCTGGCCGCGCGCTCCTACTTCGGCGCCCTGCTGCTCGCCGGGGTGAAGATCTACGAATACGGCCCGCGCATGCTGCACAGCAAGAGCCTGCTGGTCGACGACGAACTGGTGCTGGTGGGCAGCGCGAACTTCGACCACCGCAGCTTCCGGCTGAACTTCGAGGTCTCGGTGCTGTTCGACGATCCCGGCATCGCCGCGCAGATGGCGGCCCTCTTCGAGGGCGAACTCGCCAGCGCCCCGCGCGTCCAGCGCGGCCGCCACCGCCCCCTCTTCCGCGCCCGCCTTCCCGAAGCCCTCGCCCGCCTCCTCTCCCCCCTCCTGTAG
- a CDS encoding 2OG-Fe(II) oxygenase: MHDSADFIEVTPGALDAATCAAIVERMRGSDALQPGRVGSGVFPELKKSRDIGLAGRADWADVEQALNVAVYSGLLAYLRRYPQALIAPLMLQQPGPDGALRRLEADDITAMDDRALGQLAMACLRPGTVNLQWYADGEGGYPYWHCELYPRDAPAETLHRHLLWTLYLNDGFEAGETEFLFQGRKIAPRTGDLLIAPTAFTHTHRGNRPRGGDKFIATSWILFQRAEALFPAS, encoded by the coding sequence ATGCACGACAGCGCTGACTTCATAGAAGTGACGCCCGGCGCGCTCGACGCGGCGACGTGCGCGGCGATCGTCGAGCGCATGCGGGGGAGCGATGCGCTGCAGCCGGGGCGGGTGGGCAGCGGGGTGTTTCCCGAGCTGAAGAAGAGTCGCGACATCGGCCTGGCCGGGCGTGCCGACTGGGCCGATGTCGAGCAGGCGCTCAATGTCGCGGTCTACTCGGGGCTGCTGGCCTATCTGCGCCGGTATCCACAGGCGCTCATCGCGCCGCTGATGCTGCAGCAGCCGGGGCCGGACGGCGCGCTGCGCCGCCTCGAGGCGGACGACATCACGGCGATGGACGACCGCGCGCTGGGCCAGCTGGCGATGGCCTGCCTGCGTCCCGGAACGGTCAACCTGCAGTGGTATGCCGACGGCGAGGGCGGCTATCCCTACTGGCACTGCGAGCTGTATCCCCGCGACGCGCCGGCCGAGACCCTGCATCGCCACCTGCTGTGGACGCTCTACCTCAACGACGGCTTCGAAGCCGGCGAGACCGAGTTCCTGTTCCAGGGCCGCAAGATTGCACCGCGCACCGGCGACCTGCTGATCGCGCCCACCGCCTTCACCCACACCCACCGCGGCAACCGCCCGCGGGGCGGCGACAAGTTCATCGCCACCAGCTGGATCCTGTTCCAGCGCGCCGAAGCGCTCTTCCCCGCGTCCTAG
- a CDS encoding pyridoxine 5'-phosphate synthase, translating to MTRLSVNLNKVAVLRNSRGGAEPDVLRAARTCLDAGAHGLTLHPRPDARHARADDVMALAALATARGVELNLEGNPFAAPRPGYPGFIALCREARPAQATLVPDDDGQITSDHGFDFARDRERLAPLIAELRGLGCRVSLFADAGSAVESAAEAGADRIEIYTGPFAEAHAAGTPDDALAACADTARRASAAGLGVNAGHDLSQANLRDFLAAVPGVEEVSIGHALISEALYEGLDTTIRRYLTLLHPLRPLRPLRPL from the coding sequence ATGACCCGCCTCAGCGTCAACCTCAACAAGGTCGCCGTGCTGCGCAACTCGCGCGGCGGCGCCGAACCGGACGTGCTGCGCGCCGCGCGCACCTGCCTGGATGCCGGCGCCCACGGCCTCACCCTGCATCCACGCCCGGACGCACGCCATGCCCGTGCCGACGACGTCATGGCGCTCGCCGCCCTGGCGACCGCACGCGGCGTCGAGCTCAACCTCGAAGGCAACCCGTTCGCCGCTCCGCGCCCGGGCTATCCCGGCTTCATCGCCCTGTGCCGCGAGGCGCGCCCGGCGCAGGCGACCCTGGTCCCGGATGACGACGGCCAGATCACCTCGGACCACGGCTTCGACTTCGCCCGCGACCGTGAACGCCTCGCGCCGCTGATCGCCGAGCTGCGCGGCCTCGGCTGCCGCGTGAGCCTGTTCGCCGACGCCGGCAGCGCCGTCGAGTCCGCGGCCGAAGCCGGCGCGGACCGCATCGAGATCTATACCGGCCCCTTCGCCGAGGCCCACGCCGCCGGCACCCCGGACGACGCCCTCGCCGCCTGCGCCGACACCGCGCGCCGTGCCAGTGCCGCCGGCCTGGGCGTCAACGCCGGCCACGACCTCAGCCAGGCCAACCTGCGCGACTTCCTGGCCGCCGTCCCCGGCGTCGAAGAAGTCTCCATCGGCCACGCCCTGATCAGCGAAGCCCTCTACGAAGGCCTCGACACCACCATCCGCCGCTACCTCACCCTCCTCCACCCCCTCCGCCCTCTCCGCCCCCTCCGCCCCCTGTAG
- a CDS encoding class 1 fructose-bisphosphatase codes for MSSHVSLTRHLIEEQRAGRINADLRQLIAVVARACTSISIAVGKGALGGVLGDAGTGNIQGEAQKKLDVLSNEILLEANAWGGHLAACASEEMDHCFPIPDAYPRGNYLLLFDPLDGSSNIDVNVSVGTIFSVLRCPEGTAAACDEDFLQPGTDQVAAGYCVYGPQTTLVLTFGHGTHAFTLDRESGTFMLTREAIRIPEETKEFAINMSNQRHWEAPMQDYVRDLLAGKEGPRGKDFNMRWVASMVADVHRILTRGGIFIYPWDRKDPGKAGKLRLMYEANPMSFLVEQAGGAASNGRDRIMEIAPTQLHQRVPVFLGSKSEVEAATRYHRDHDGG; via the coding sequence ATGTCCAGCCACGTCTCCCTCACCCGCCACCTGATCGAGGAGCAGCGCGCCGGCCGCATCAATGCCGACCTGCGCCAGCTGATCGCGGTGGTCGCCCGCGCCTGCACCAGCATCTCGATCGCGGTCGGCAAGGGCGCGCTGGGCGGCGTGCTGGGTGACGCCGGCACCGGCAACATCCAGGGCGAGGCGCAGAAGAAGCTCGACGTGCTGTCCAACGAGATCCTGCTCGAGGCCAACGCCTGGGGCGGGCATCTCGCCGCCTGCGCCTCGGAAGAGATGGACCACTGCTTCCCGATTCCCGACGCGTATCCGCGCGGCAACTACCTGCTGCTGTTCGATCCCCTCGACGGCTCCAGCAACATCGACGTCAACGTGTCGGTCGGCACCATCTTCTCGGTGCTGCGCTGCCCCGAGGGCACGGCCGCGGCCTGCGACGAGGACTTCCTGCAGCCGGGCACCGATCAGGTCGCCGCCGGCTACTGCGTCTACGGCCCGCAGACCACGCTGGTGCTGACCTTCGGCCACGGCACCCACGCCTTCACCCTCGATCGCGAGTCGGGCACCTTCATGCTGACGCGCGAGGCGATCCGCATCCCCGAGGAGACGAAGGAGTTCGCGATCAACATGTCCAACCAGCGCCACTGGGAGGCGCCGATGCAGGACTACGTGCGCGACCTGCTGGCCGGCAAGGAAGGCCCGCGCGGCAAGGACTTCAACATGCGCTGGGTCGCCTCGATGGTCGCCGACGTGCACCGCATCCTGACCCGCGGCGGCATCTTCATCTATCCCTGGGACCGCAAGGACCCCGGCAAGGCCGGCAAGCTGCGCCTGATGTACGAGGCCAACCCGATGTCCTTCCTGGTCGAACAGGCCGGCGGCGCCGCCAGCAACGGCCGCGACCGCATCATGGAGATCGCCCCCACGCAGCTGCACCAGCGCGTGCCGGTCTTCCTCGGTTCGAAGTCCGAAGTCGAAGCCGCCACCCGCTACCACCGCGACCACGACGGGGGCTGA
- a CDS encoding response regulator, with the protein MSNRPILLVEDNPDDVELTRIAFAQAQIANPLHVVDNGVEALDYLFGRGQWAGQVRHDAPALVLLDLNMPRMDGREVLQAIRADSDTRSLPVVVMTTSTEPFDVEACYSLGANSYIRKPVDFDQFMGAVKQVGLYWLMLNHPRDS; encoded by the coding sequence ATGAGCAACCGCCCGATCCTGCTGGTGGAGGACAATCCGGACGACGTCGAGCTGACGCGGATCGCCTTCGCGCAGGCGCAGATCGCGAACCCGCTGCATGTCGTCGACAACGGCGTCGAGGCCCTGGACTACCTGTTCGGGCGCGGGCAGTGGGCGGGCCAGGTCCGCCACGACGCGCCTGCGCTGGTGCTGCTCGACCTCAACATGCCGCGCATGGACGGACGCGAGGTGCTGCAGGCGATCCGTGCCGACAGCGATACGCGCAGCCTGCCGGTGGTGGTCATGACCACCAGCACCGAGCCCTTCGACGTCGAGGCCTGCTACTCGCTGGGCGCCAACAGCTATATCCGCAAGCCGGTGGACTTCGACCAGTTCATGGGCGCGGTGAAGCAGGTCGGGCTGTACTGGCTGATGCTCAACCACCCGCGGGATTCGTAG